One part of the Malus sylvestris chromosome 2, drMalSylv7.2, whole genome shotgun sequence genome encodes these proteins:
- the LOC126588433 gene encoding pentatricopeptide repeat-containing protein At4g38150-like: MKLQFEPTSTHNADSVLSLFRVVDRRSKSNTQTHHPLDGAGKLKLGLDMSNKEEPQEVPEQPQVSEEADQIFMKMKETGLIPNAVAMPDGLCKDALVQEAIKLFGSMREKGTIPEVVIYTVVVDGFCKAQKFEDAKRIFRKMQSNGIVPNAFPSSVLLLILDMVLG; the protein is encoded by the exons ATGAAGCTTCAGTTCGAACCCACATCCACCCACAACGCTGACTCGGTACTGAGTCTGTTCAGAGTCGTCGATAGGAGGTCCAAATCGAACACCCAAACCCACCACC CTCTTGACGGTGCTGGAAAGCTGAAGCTGGGACTCGACATGTCAAATAAGGAGGAGCCTCAGGAAGTTCCCGAGCAGCCACAGGTTTCGGAAGAAGCGGACCAGATATTCATGAAGATGAAGGAGACGGGTCTGATTCCGAATGCGGTGGCAATGCCTGacgg GCTATGCAAAGATGCGCTGGTCCAGGAAGCCATAAAGCTTTTTGGGTCGATGCGCGAAAAGGGTACTATTCCTGAGGTTGTTATATACACTGTTGTGGTTGATGGGTTTTGCAAAGCACAGAAGTTCGAAGATGCTAAGAGGATTTTCAGGAAGATGCAGAGCAATGGGATTGTTCCTAATGCTTTTCCGTCTTCGGTACTGCTTTTAATTCTAGACATGGTTTTGGGGTAG
- the LOC126607070 gene encoding trimethyltridecatetraene synthase-like, which translates to MEYFSCAVILTLACLATLALVSKTLFPQLKKQKFPPGPNPWPIIGNLNLIGPLPHQSLHKLSLTYGPIMQLRFGSRPVVVASSPEMAKQILKTHDHVFSSRPQTAAGKYLTYDYQSVSWSPYGPYWRQGRKIFLYELFSSKRLESFEYIRVEENRAFTSRLCAIAKSGNPVVLKEHLSRLTFSIMSRIVLGKDYFSVAEYEGSIMSLKEFQDMLDEFFVLNGVFNIGDWIPWLNFLDLHGYIKRMKAMQKKINRFYDFMLNEHKAQKEGVEEFVPKDMVDLLLQLVDGSNDLEVKLNYDSIKAFTQDLIAGGTDTSATNLEWAMSELIKQPSLIKKATEELDRVIGRERWVEEKDLAQLPYIDAIMKETMRRHPAVVILPPHLAVENSNVAGYDVCKGTVVFVNTWSMGRDPKLWEEPEEFRPERFLGNIGIDLQGQSFELLPFGSGRRMCPGYKLGLKMIRTCLANMLHGFNWKLPGNVKVEDLGMEEAYGMITTRKFPLVAVMDPRLPVHLY; encoded by the exons ATGGAGTACTTTTCTTGTGCTGTAATTTTAACCCTGGCATGCCTCGCCACTCTAGCCCTTGTCTCAAAAACCTTGTTTCCCCAACtcaagaaacaaaaatttcCACCAGGTCCCAACCCCTGGCCTATAATTGGAAACCTCAACCTCATTGGTCCTCTCCCGCATCAATCCCTTCACAAATTATCCCTAACTTATGGACCTATAATGCAACTCAGGTTTGGCTCCCGCCCAGTTGTAGTTGCCTCGTCCCCAGAAATGGCAAAACAAATTTTGAAGACACATGATCATGTGTTTTCCTCTAGGCCTCAAACTGCAGCGGGCAAGTACCTCACCTATGACTACCAAAGTGTCAGTTGGTCACCTTACGGTCCATATTGGCGTCAAGGCCGGAAAATCTTCCTCTACGAGTTGTTTAGTTCCAAAAGACTAGAATCCTTTGAGTACATTCGTGTTGAAGAAAATCGCGCTTTTACATCACGACTCTGTGCCATCGCCAAGTCAGGTAACCCGGTTGTGCTCAAAGAGCATCTGTCACGTCTTACTTTTAGCATTATGAGCAGAATTGTGTTGGGTAAGGATTATTTTAGCGTTGCTGAATACGAGGGTTCTATAATGTCACTCAAAGAATTTCAGGACATGTTAGATGAGTTTTTTGTGCTTAATGGGGTGTTTAACATTGGGGATTGGATACCATGGCTTAATTTCTTGGACTTGCACGGATACATAAAGCGAATGAAGGCCATGCAGAAAAAAATCAATCGGTTTTATGATTTTATGCTCAACGAACACAAGGCGCAGAAGGAAGGAGTGGAGGAATTTGTGCCAAAGGACATGGTGGATTTACTACTGCAGCTGGTTGATGGTTCAAATGATCTTGAAGTTAAACTCAACTATGACAGTATCAAGGCATTCACTCAG GACTTAATAGCTGGAGGCACTGATACCTCAGCAACAAATTTAGAGTGGGCAATGTCTGAGCTCATAAAACAACCAAGCCTCATAAAAAAGGCAACAGAAGAACTTGACAGAGTGAtcgggagagagagatgggtaGAAGAGAAAGACCTAGCACAACTTCCTTACATAGATGCGATCATGAAAGAGACAATGAGGAGGCATCCTGCGGTTGTAATTCTGCCACCACATCTCGCCGTTGAAAACTCCAACGTGGCAGGTTACGATGTTTGCAAAGGAACCGTAGTTTTTGTGAACACGTGGAGCATGGGGAGAGACCCTAAACTGTGGGAAGAACCAGAAGAGTTTAGGCCAGAGAGGTTCTTAGGGAATATTGGGATTGATTTGCAGGGACAGAGTTTTGAGTTGCTGCCGTTTGGGTCGGGGAGGAGGATGTGCCCTGGTTATAAGCTAGGGCTGAAGATGATAAGAACTTGTTTGGCTAACATGTTGCATGGGTTTAATTGGAAGTTGCCTGGGAATGTGAAAGTGGAAGATTTGGGTATGGAGGAAGCTTATGGAATGATCACAACTCGGAAGTTCCCACTTGTTGCTGTTATGGATCCTCGGCTGCCAGTCCATCTTTATTAG